From Parus major isolate Abel chromosome 1A, Parus_major1.1, whole genome shotgun sequence, the proteins below share one genomic window:
- the KIAA0930 gene encoding uncharacterized protein KIAA0930 homolog isoform X3 — MGAWISIQPPPVLKQVEVEVYRRDSKKLPGLGDPDIDWEESVYLNLILQKLDYVVTCAVCTRSDGGDIHIHKKKSQQVFASPSKHPMDSKGEESKISYPNIFFMIDSFEEVFSDMTVGEGEMVCVELVASDKSNTFQGVIFQGSIRYEALKKVYDNRVSVAAKMAQRMSFGFYKYNNMEFVRMKGPQGKGHAEMAVSRVSTGDTSPYGTEEDSNPDSPVHERITSFSTPPTPERNNRPSFFSPSLKRKVPRNRIAEMKKSHSANDSEEFFRDDDGGDLHNATNLRSRSLSGTGRSLVGSWLKLNRTDENFLLYAHLTYVTLPLHRILTDILEVRQKPILMT; from the exons ATGGGAGCCTGGATATCAATTCAACCACCTCCAGTTTTGAAg CAGGTTGAAGTTGAAGTTTACCGGAGAGATTCTAAGAAGCTTCCTGGCCTTGGAGACCCCGACATTGACTGGGAAGAGAGTGTCTACTTGAACCTCATCCTGCAGAAG CTGGATTATGTAGTGACCTGTGCTGTGTGCACACGCTCCGATGGAGGAGATATTCATATtcacaaaaagaaatctcag CAAGTGTTTGCATCTCCAAGCAAACACCCAATGGACAGTAAAGGAGAGGAGTCAAAGATCAGCTACCCCAATATATTCTTCATGATTGACAGTTTTGAGGAG GTTTTCAGTGACATGACTGTGGGAGAAGGAGAAATGGTCTGTGTGGAGCTAGTGGCCAGTGATAAAAGCAACACCTTCCAAGGGGTGATTTTCCAGGGGTCCATCCGCTATGAAGCACTCAAGAAGGTCTATGACAACAGG GTGAGTGTTGCAGCTAAGATGGCTCAAAGAATGTCTTTTGGCTTTTATAAATACAACAACATGGAGTTTGTCCGAATGAAAGGACCACAGGGAAAAGGACATGCAGAGATGGCAGTGAGTAGAGTTTCCACTGGTGACACTTCACCATATGGGACAGAAGAAGATTCAAATCCAGACTCCCCAGTGCATGAGAGA ATTACTTCTTTCAGCACACCACCAACCCCAGAACGTAACAACCGCCCATCCttcttctccccatccctcAAGAGAAAAGTGCCCCGAAATCGAATTGCTGAGATGAAAAAGTCCCATTCAGCAAACGACAGTGAGGAGTTCTTCAGAGATGATGATGGTGGAG ATCTGCACAACGCGACAAATCTCCGGTCACGGTCCCTGTCTGGAACAGGACGCTCGCTGGTGGGCTCGTGGCTGAAGCTGAACAGAACAGATGAAAACTTTCTACTCTATGCACACTTAACATATGTCACTTTGCCATTGCATCGAATTTTAACAG ATATCCTGGAAGTGCGGCAGAAACCAATCCTGATGACATAG
- the KIAA0930 gene encoding uncharacterized protein KIAA0930 homolog isoform X4 yields MGAWISIQPPPVLKVEVEVYRRDSKKLPGLGDPDIDWEESVYLNLILQKLDYVVTCAVCTRSDGGDIHIHKKKSQQVFASPSKHPMDSKGEESKISYPNIFFMIDSFEEVFSDMTVGEGEMVCVELVASDKSNTFQGVIFQGSIRYEALKKVYDNRVSVAAKMAQRMSFGFYKYNNMEFVRMKGPQGKGHAEMAVSRVSTGDTSPYGTEEDSNPDSPVHERITSFSTPPTPERNNRPSFFSPSLKRKVPRNRIAEMKKSHSANDSEEFFRDDDGGDLHNATNLRSRSLSGTGRSLVGSWLKLNRTDENFLLYAHLTYVTLPLHRILTDILEVRQKPILMT; encoded by the exons ATGGGAGCCTGGATATCAATTCAACCACCTCCAGTTTTGAAg GTTGAAGTTGAAGTTTACCGGAGAGATTCTAAGAAGCTTCCTGGCCTTGGAGACCCCGACATTGACTGGGAAGAGAGTGTCTACTTGAACCTCATCCTGCAGAAG CTGGATTATGTAGTGACCTGTGCTGTGTGCACACGCTCCGATGGAGGAGATATTCATATtcacaaaaagaaatctcag CAAGTGTTTGCATCTCCAAGCAAACACCCAATGGACAGTAAAGGAGAGGAGTCAAAGATCAGCTACCCCAATATATTCTTCATGATTGACAGTTTTGAGGAG GTTTTCAGTGACATGACTGTGGGAGAAGGAGAAATGGTCTGTGTGGAGCTAGTGGCCAGTGATAAAAGCAACACCTTCCAAGGGGTGATTTTCCAGGGGTCCATCCGCTATGAAGCACTCAAGAAGGTCTATGACAACAGG GTGAGTGTTGCAGCTAAGATGGCTCAAAGAATGTCTTTTGGCTTTTATAAATACAACAACATGGAGTTTGTCCGAATGAAAGGACCACAGGGAAAAGGACATGCAGAGATGGCAGTGAGTAGAGTTTCCACTGGTGACACTTCACCATATGGGACAGAAGAAGATTCAAATCCAGACTCCCCAGTGCATGAGAGA ATTACTTCTTTCAGCACACCACCAACCCCAGAACGTAACAACCGCCCATCCttcttctccccatccctcAAGAGAAAAGTGCCCCGAAATCGAATTGCTGAGATGAAAAAGTCCCATTCAGCAAACGACAGTGAGGAGTTCTTCAGAGATGATGATGGTGGAG ATCTGCACAACGCGACAAATCTCCGGTCACGGTCCCTGTCTGGAACAGGACGCTCGCTGGTGGGCTCGTGGCTGAAGCTGAACAGAACAGATGAAAACTTTCTACTCTATGCACACTTAACATATGTCACTTTGCCATTGCATCGAATTTTAACAG ATATCCTGGAAGTGCGGCAGAAACCAATCCTGATGACATAG